One part of the Bacteroidota bacterium genome encodes these proteins:
- a CDS encoding ABC transporter ATP-binding protein, with amino-acid sequence MIKLKNLTKKFGSFTAVNNINLEIPFGQFFGFLGPNGAGKTTTIKMMTGLYEPTSGEIFLNGSSIKTDPIEAKKKIGYIPDHPFLYDKLTGREYLFFSGGLFKIPKDELEIKVEDTIKLFELGSWIDKRSENYSQGMSQRLIIASSMLHNPKVIIIDEPMVGLDPRSASIVKNVLKEKCKTGVAIFMSTHILHVAEELCDRIAIIKEGKIISDLTIEELLDSKNKYDGKLENLFLDLTN; translated from the coding sequence ATGATTAAACTCAAAAACTTGACTAAAAAATTTGGTTCGTTTACAGCAGTCAATAACATTAATTTGGAAATACCCTTCGGACAATTTTTCGGTTTTCTGGGTCCCAACGGTGCTGGTAAAACTACAACAATAAAAATGATGACAGGATTGTATGAGCCTACTTCCGGTGAAATATTTCTGAACGGTTCAAGCATAAAAACAGATCCCATCGAAGCGAAAAAAAAAATCGGCTATATACCCGACCACCCTTTTTTATACGATAAACTGACAGGCAGGGAATATCTTTTTTTTTCCGGAGGATTATTTAAAATTCCCAAGGATGAATTAGAGATTAAAGTAGAAGACACTATCAAATTGTTTGAGCTGGGTAGCTGGATTGATAAACGATCGGAGAATTACTCGCAAGGTATGTCGCAGCGTTTGATCATTGCATCTTCGATGTTGCACAACCCCAAAGTAATAATCATCGACGAACCTATGGTAGGTTTAGACCCAAGAAGCGCAAGTATAGTGAAAAATGTTTTAAAAGAAAAATGCAAAACGGGAGTAGCGATATTTATGTCAACCCATATTTTGCATGTGGCAGAAGAATTGTGCGATAGGATTGCGATTATTAAAGAGGGTAAGATAATTTCAGATTTAACTATCGAAGAATTACTAGATTCAAAAAATAAATACGACGGAAAATTAGAAAACTTATTTCTTGATTTGACAAACTGA